Genomic segment of Penaeus monodon isolate SGIC_2016 chromosome 32, NSTDA_Pmon_1, whole genome shotgun sequence:
NNNNNNNNNNNNNNNNNNNNNNNNNNNNNNNNNNNNNNNNNNNNNNNNNNNNNNNNNNNNNNNNNNNNNNNNNNNNNNNNNNNNNNNNNNNNNNNNNNNNNNNNNNNNNNNNNNNNNNNNNNNNNNNNNNNNNNNNNNNNNNNNNNNNNNNNNNNNNNNNNNNNNNNNNNNNNNNNNNNNNNNNNNNNNNNNNNNNNNNNNNNNNNNNNNNNNNNNNNNNNNNNNNNNNNNNNNNNNNNNNNNNNNNNNNNNNNNNNNNNNNNNNNNNNNNNNNNNNNNNNNNNNNNNNNNNNNNNNNNNNNNNNNNNNNNNNNNNNNNNNNNNNNNNNNNNNNNNNNNNNNNNNNNNNNNNNNNNNNNNNNNNNNNNNNNNNNNNNNNNNNNNNNNNNNNNNNNNNNNNNNNNNNNNNNNNNNNNNNNNNNNNNNNNNNNNNNACTTTTCACACTTTTCATACCCCACGCGTCTTTCTCATTAAATTTGAATAGTACAACAGAACAGTAAAACGAAAACACATCAGTCACTTTAAGTCTATATGATTTTCACAATTCTTTGTCTCCAATGCACATGTACAACTTTGGTAGATTTCATTAATTctttgattatcataatattggcTTTCCCACTGTAGAATAACATATATGTTGCCGTtcgacattttctttatttaaaacattTGCTAAATTCTTTATGATATATGGTCACATTTTAATGCAGGAATACATATGgacatatttgcacacatacatacaaatcataGGACTAAAGCATATGGTGAATAAAGCCGTcacatatattttagaaatatatttcgATTTAGCAAACTCACCTCCTACATTGGCTCCATCAATGGTTTCTTTCTTACGGTTGACAGTTTGNNNNNNNNNNNNNNNNNNNNNNNNNNNNNNNNNNNNNNNNNNNNNNNNNNNNNNNNNNNNNNNNNNNNNNNNNNNNNNNNNNNNNNNNNNNNNNNNNNNNNNNNNNNNNNNNNNNNNNNNNNNNNNNNNNNNNNNNNNNNNNNNNNNNNNNNNNNNNNNNNNNNNNNNNNNNNNNNNNNNNNNNNNNNNNNNNNNNNNNNNNNNNNNNNNNNNNNNNNNNNNNNNNNNNNNNNNNNNNNNNNNNNNNNNNNNNNNNNNNNNNNNNNNNNNNNNNNNNNNNNNNNNNNNNNNNNNNNNNNNNNNNNNNNNNNNNNNNNNNNNNNNNNNNNNNNNNNNNNNNNNNNNNNNNNNNNNNNNNNNNNNNNNNNNNNNNNNNNNNNNNNNNNNNNNNNNNNNNNNNNNNNNNNNNNNNNNNNNNNNNNNNNNNNNNNNNNNNNNNNNNNNNNNNNNNNNNNNNNNNNNNNNNNNNNNNNNNNNNNNNNNNNNNNNNNNNNNNNNNNNNNNNNNNNNNNNNNNNNNNNNNNNNNNNNNNNNNNNNNNNNNNNNNNNNNNNNNNNNNNNNNNNNNNNNNNNNNNNNNNNNNNNNNNNNNNNNNNNNNNNNNNNNNNNNNNNNNNNNNNNNNNNNNNNNNNNNNNNNNNNNNNNNNNNTAGCGATTGCTGGAGCCTGAGGAGTCTGcatgaaaacacaaaagaaatcaAAGTTCAGTTCAATGTTATATCTTGAAGCATTTCCCTTCAACTAATTTCAATATAGCTAATATAANNNNNNNNNNNNNNNNNNNNNNNNNNNCATTAAAACCTGTTCTTCATAACACACTATGTTAATATGTAATCGTTGCAGCTAATGTGCATCGCATTCTATATAATGTTCATAAGGGTTTGAGGATAATATGGAAGGAATAGAAAAGATGgttaaaaattgaaatatttcAGATGCACGGTTAAACTGtagtattaacaacaataacaaaacaatgatttTACGTATCCTTAAGATACAAACATcacttcatttttctattttgctgATAATATCAAAACAATCTAACTCCAGATCGTATGTAAACTGGATAATGTGAACTAAAAAGATTCATATAAAATCAGAAatatccccttttcttccccccactTCTTAATAGTTAAACTGAATCAGCCAACCCCACccacgagaagaaaagaaaagaaatcccacTCGAGCCCAACTTAACCCTTCTTCAACCTTCCACGTATTTTTGCAGCCACGTACTTCAACTGCATCATGTTTATGGTGGCCTCCTCCGTGGTGCTGACCGTGGTAGTGCTGAATTACCATCATCGCACTCCTACCACTCATACAATGCCGAACTGGGTAAGTGGAGCTCTTGGACAAGCAACACGAGACAACGATGCGCGTCACATGCCCCGTTGGGTAAGCCTCGACGAATACTCAGCTACCCAGCACTTacctctctcttaccttccttGCTATCCTTCCTCTCTTAGNNNNNNNNNNNNNNNNNNNNNNNNNNNNNNNNNNNNNNNNNNNNNNNNNNNNNNNNNNNNNNNNNATCATCTCTTCTTTATACCCACCTCTATCTCCTTGATATATTAATCCTTATATTATCGCCCATACGTACATAACTTTATTTTCAACTCTATTTTTTAGATAGGCATAacatatacttctttttttaaatctaatccTACTACATCCAGAACCCGACCTTTATCCAACACCATCAAAAAAGGTGTTACCCTTATCATTAATCTCTTAAAGGGATCACTTACCCAGACACCCAGACTCCTCCCCTGAGAGCATTCCCAGCTCAATCCCACCATATTTTTTAGCCTTTCTGAGCTTGCCCGTCCgcccatcccatccctccctccgcccacacTTGTGACTTCGTTTTGTCAAGCACACGCCCGTATCTGGTGTNNNNNNNNNNNNNNNNNNNNNNNNNNNNNNNNNNNNNNNNNNNNNNNNNNNNNNNNNNNNNNNNNNNNNNNNNNNNNNNNNNNNNNNNNNNNNNNNNNNNNNNNNNNNNGTAAATTAAAACCNNNNNNNNNNNNNNNNNNNNNNNNNNNNNNNNNNNNNNNNNNNNNNNNNNNNNNNNNNNNNNNNNNNNNNNNNNNNNNNNNNNNNNNNNNNNNNNNNNNNNNNNNNNNNNNNNNNNNNNNNNNNNNNacatacacacatatataagccaATTGtggatatatacagtatgtgtacaAACAGTATGTGAACTTCACAAAGTACGTAACACCAGCTCGAGCCTCGCCTTAAGTATTGTAGGATCCCACTAGTTGTGCCAAAATCTCTCGACGACCTTTCGACTAACACGACCTTCACGATTCTATCTTCAAACGATCTGTGTTATTCAAAGATGAATAGACCATGAAATTTTAAGTTCTAATTGTTTATATAGCTAGAGCTTCTTCCGTTTctaggaggaaatggagagaatatGGTTTGTAAATGAAGAGTGTGAGGAAAAATAAGATATTTGGCTACACTAGACATGACAAACCTTCGTTCAAAGACTAGGATGNNNNNNNNNNNNNNNNNNNNNNNNNNNNNNNNNNNNNNNNNNNNNNNNNNNNNNNNNNNNNNNNNNNNNNNNNNNNNNNNNNNNNNNNNNNNNNNNNNNNNNNNNNNNNNNNNNNNNNNNNNNNNNNNNNNNNNNNNNNNNNNNNNNNNNNNNNNNNNNNNNNNNNNNNNNNNNNNNNNNNNNNNNNNNNNNNNNNNNNNNNNNNNNNNNNNNNNNNNNNNNNNNNNNNNNNNNNNNNNNNNNNNNNNNNNNNNNNNNNNNNNNNNNNNNNNNNNNNNNNNNNNNNNNNNNNNNNNNNNNNNNNNNNNNNNNNNNNNNNNNNNNNNNNNNNNNNNNNNNNNNNNNNNNNNNNNNNNNNNNNNNNNNNNNNNNNNNNNNNNNNNNNNNNNNNNNNNNNNNNNNNNNNNNNNNNNNNNNNNNNNNNNNNNNNNNNNNNNNNNNNNNNNNNNNNNNNNNNNNNNNNNNNNNNNNNNNNNNNNNNNNNNNNNNNNNNNNNNNNNNNNNNNNNNNNNNNNNNNNNNNNNNNNNNNNNNNNNNNNNNNNNNNNNNNNNNNNNNNNNNNNNNNNNNNNNNNNNNNNNNNNNNNNNNNNNNNNNNNNNNNNNNNNNNNNNNNNNNNNNNNNNNNNNNNNNNNNNNNNNNNNNNNNNNNNNNNNNNNNNNNNNNNNNNNNNNNNNNNNNNNNNNNNNNNNNNNNNNNNNNNNNNNNNNNNNNNNNNNNNNNNNNNNNNNNNNNNNNNNNNNNNNNNNNNNNNNNNNNNNNNNNNNNNNNNNNNNNNNNNNNNNNNNNNNNNNNNNNNNNNNNNNNNNNNNNNNNNNNNNNNNNNNNNNNNNNNNNNNNNNNNNNNNNNNNNNNNNNNNNNNNNNNNNNNNNNNNNNNNNNNNNNNNNNNNNNNNNNNNNNNNNNNNNNNNNNNNNNNNNNNNNNNNNNNNNNNNNNNNNNNNNNNNNNNNNNNNNNNNNNNNNNNNNNNNNNNNNNNNNNNNNNNNNNNNNNNNNNNNNNNNNNNNNNNNNNNNNNNNNNNNNNNNNNNNNNNNNNNNNNNNNNNNNNNNNNNNNNNNNNNNNNNNNNNNNNNNNNNNNNNNNNNNNNNNNNNNNNNNNNNNNNNNNNNNNNNNNNNNNNNNNNNNNNNNNNNNNNNNNNNNNNNNNNNNNNNNNNNNNNNNNNNNNNNNNNNNNNNNNNNNNNNNNNNNNNNNNNNNNNNNNNNNNNNNNNNNNNNNNNNNNNNNNNNNNNNNNNNNNNNNNNNNNNNNNNNNNNNNNNNNNNNNNNNNNNNNNNNNNNNNNNNNNNNNNNNNNNNNNNNNNNNNNNNNNNNNNNNNNNNNNNNNNNNNNNNNNNNNNNNNNNNNNNNNNNNNNNNNNNNNNNNNNNNNNNNNNNNNNNNNNNNNNNNNNNNNNNNNNNNNNNNNNNNNNNNNNNNNNNNNNNNNNNNNNNNNNNNNNATAAGATAACACGACAAGGAAAAAGTTTTAACCGATACATTCTGGTATTTGTAATTAAGAGCGACAAGGTGGATTTAACTCCTCCTGACCTGGAGAACCTTAAATTATAAAACGCATATTAATAACTAGTCCATCGGTATATTGACCACGGATAAACCCGAATAAATATGACATTTCCTTTTAACAATTCAGTTAagaagaatgaatatataaaaataaataaaactatttttttaaaaatgcacacGATAGTTGACAAACAGACAAGACTCTCTATGCATGTTAGTGTCCCGCTTCTGTATAAGTAGATATGTGGTTTGTGTAGTTGCTTACGTGTGTTAGAAAGTTTTCTTGTTGAAGGCAAAAGATTTTCATTGTTCTTTCTTTAGAAAATGTTAAAGACAACNNNNNNNNNNNNNNNNNNNNNNNNNNNNNNNNNNNNNNNNNNNNNNNNNNNNNNNNNNNNNNNNNNNNNNNNNNNNNNNNNNNNNNNNNNNNNNNNNNNNNNNNNNNNNNNNNNNNNNNNNNNNNNNNNNNNNNNNNNNNNNNNNNNNNNNNNNNNNNNNNNNNNNNNNNNNNNNNNNNNNNNNNNNNNNNNNNNNNNNNNNNNNNNNNNNNNNNNNNNNNNNNNNNNNNNNNNNNNNNNNNNNNNNNNNNNNNNNNNNNNNNNNNNNNNNNNNNNNNNNNNNNNNNNNNNNNNNNNNNNNNNNNNNNNNNNNNNNNNNNNNNNNNNNNNNNNNNNNNNNNNNNNNNNNNNNNNNNNNNNNNNNNNNNNNNNNNNNNNNNNNNNNNNNNNNNNNNNNNNNNNNNNNNNNNNNNNNNNNNNNNNNNNNNNNNNNNNNNNNNNNNNNNNNNNNNNNNNNNNNNNNNNNNNNNNNNNNNNNNNNNNNNNNNNNNNNNNNNNNNNNNNNNNNNNNNNNNNNNNNNNNNNNNNNNNNNNNNNNNNNNNNNNNNNNNNNNNNNNNNNNNNNNNNNNNNNNNNNNNNNNNNNNNNNNNNNNNNNNNNNNNNNN
This window contains:
- the LOC119593551 gene encoding acetylcholine receptor subunit alpha-like — protein: MNLSTDATHSSISGVTILLSLTVFLNIVTENIPETSDAVPLISTYFNCIMFMVASSVVLTVVVLNYHHRTPTTHTMPNWVSGALGQATRDNDARHMPRWVSLDEYSATQHLPLSYLPCYPSSEEMERIWFVNEECEEK